A portion of the Candidatus Nitrosotenuis aquarius genome contains these proteins:
- a CDS encoding pyridoxamine 5'-phosphate oxidase family protein: MNFSPKEKKFLHAIEEARFATVNGTIPHVKPVSFIFHDDSFYLATDYKTRTYKNVAKNPKAAISIDVYKPGGHKAVLAQGKIKIIEHGPEFKKIYEKFFEKFEWVRRDPWKEDEAPFLKLIPTTKTSWGLS; this comes from the coding sequence TTGAATTTTTCACCCAAAGAAAAAAAATTCCTACACGCAATCGAGGAGGCAAGATTTGCAACCGTAAACGGCACAATTCCTCACGTCAAGCCAGTGTCGTTTATTTTCCATGATGATTCATTTTATCTTGCAACCGATTACAAAACCCGAACATACAAGAATGTAGCAAAAAACCCAAAGGCAGCAATATCAATTGATGTTTACAAGCCAGGAGGACACAAGGCAGTTCTGGCACAAGGAAAAATCAAAATCATAGAACATGGTCCTGAATTTAAAAAAATATATGAAAAATTTTTTGAAAAATTTGAGTGGGTTCGACGTGATCCGTGGAAAGAAGACGAGGCTCCGTTTTTGAAGCTAATCCCAACAACCAAGACTTCTTGGGGATTATCATAA
- a CDS encoding peptidylprolyl isomerase, protein MADKIKCSHILVEKQSQALAVLERLKKGEKFADLAKELSLDTGCGKRGGDLGYFGRGRMVKPFEATAFALTVGQVSEPVKTEFGYHIIKRFA, encoded by the coding sequence ATGGCAGACAAGATAAAATGCTCACACATTTTGGTTGAAAAACAAAGTCAGGCACTTGCCGTACTAGAACGACTAAAAAAAGGAGAAAAATTTGCAGACCTGGCAAAAGAACTCTCGCTAGATACTGGATGTGGAAAACGCGGGGGGGATCTTGGTTACTTTGGGCGCGGAAGAATGGTCAAGCCATTTGAGGCGACTGCATTTGCATTGACAGTAGGCCAAGTATCAGAGCCTGTAAAGACAGAGTTTGGCTATCACATAATCAAGCGATTTGCCTAA